GTATAGAACGGGAAAGTCGAAACGGCATTCATCTGGTGGTTCGCGCCATTCATCACAAATTCCACGCCAGCTGCAATTTGGCAGAACTTCCCGATGATGAGCTTGTCGCCGATAAAGTCGTAATGGTGCGTCACATGGCTTTCGAATTCCGAGTCAGCGATGTAGGTAAAATCCCCGACGATGATGTTCGGATTCTTGATGGTCGGCTTGACGTAGATTTCCTTGTCGTAGCCAGCGACTGGATGAATCGTATTTGGATTGGGGATTTGGGCGCTCATGTTTTAAATATATATCAAACTGTCGCGGGGCGGTAGCCGAGCAACTTCATACTATAAAGCGCAGTGCCCTTGCTGATGCTACGCACGCCTGTGGCGTAACCAAAAATCTTGCGCAGCGGGACATCGGCTTTCAAAAAATGGGTCTTGCCGTCGCCACCGATTTCCTTCACCTTGCCGTCGCGAGACTGGATATCGCCCGTCACAAGGCCTGCAAAATTCACAGGGCATTCCAGCGACAGCTCCATGACAGGTTCGTACAATTGAACATCGGCAGGCTTGATAAGCTTGGTGACCGCATCGGCACAAGCTTTTTTGATCATGGGCGGCAAAGCGCCTTCGGTCCAGGTAAATTCATGGACTTCAAAGCACACGCCTACGAGCGGGCCCTTACCGAGTACGCCGATTTCCGTAGATTCCAGAAGCGCAGAACGCACGCCCGCCAAAATTTCGCGCGGGGCTGTTTCCAGGAATTCAGCCGACAGGCGAATGTCATGTGCGTCGCCATCGAGCGGCGTCGCCGAAAGCTTGATAGAAATCTTGTGGGGGCCAAGCTGGAATGTATTTTCGACCGGGCCCACGTTACGGCACAGGCGTTCTTGCCAACGCACCTCGGGGCTACCGGCCTTGACTTCGCAGCCGAATTCACGCTTGAGTCGGGCTAGCAATACGTCGAGTTGCACTTCGCCCACCGTATGCAAATACCAGAATCCGCCATCGTCTTTTTGCACGCGGAAACTCGGGTCCATGCGAGCCAAAACATTCAGGCTCTTTTCGACATGATGATAATCTTCGGCGCCCAAGCATTCCACGCGGGTCTGCAAGAGCGGCTGGTACTTGTCGCGGAGGGATGTTGATTCGTCATGGATTGCTTCGCCTTCTGCTCGCAATGACGTTCCGTCTAAATAAATCACCTGCCCAAGTTCCGTTTCGAACGGGCTGCGCATGGCGTAAATATCGCCCGCGCGGATTTCTTCGACGGGCTGCAATAAGTTTGCTTTCAGGCGAGAAAATTCAAAACCCGCGGGCCATTCCTTGCGCTCCATGTTCGTATGACTACGGAACAGTGAAATCTCGCCCACGCCCTTAAAGTGGCGCAAGCGAATCACCTGTCCTAATTCGTTAGGATCGAATTCAGGTACATCGGGCAAGAAGAAGGTCAATGCCGTCGTCAGGCTGCGTACACCAAAACCTTCAATAGCCGAACCTGCATAGCAAAGCGCGTAATCATTGCTCTTCGCCAGTTCCTTGAGCCCGCGCAAAAGTGTCTTGGGCGGAACCGATTTTCCTTCGAGCGCAAGCTGCAAGACTTCGTCATCGAAGTTGCTCGCGAATTCTACCGCCTCGGCATAATGCTTCTTGATTTTCTCGGTAGAATCGCTCACCTCGCCTGCTTGCGGCCAGGAATCGTCAACAACTTCTTCGCCTGTATCCGAATGAATCAGGCGGCTCTTGCTCAGCACATCGAGTACGCCCGACATGCGTCCGCCCTTGTATTCCGGGAGCGTCATGAGCACCGGGCGCACGCCTAAAACTTCTTCAATATTAATTAGCGTTTCGTCAAGCGAATAATCGGGATTGTCAAGCTTATTGACAAACAGAATCGTCCGCACGCCCGCTTCGCGCAGTTTACGGAAGGCGGCCATCGTCTGCGTTTCCACTCCGCTCGCGGCGCTCACCACAAGTACCGCGCCCTCGACGGCTGTAAGCGCCGTGTCGACTTCGGCACCAAAATCCACATGTCCCGGCGTATCGATGAAATTGAACCAGGTGTTCTTCCATTCAAAATGCGCCACGCCGCTCTCGATGGTAATGCCGCGCTCTTTTTCTTCGGGCATGTAGTCCATAGTGGCAAGGCCTTCTTCCACCTTGCCCGGCCGGCGAACCTCGCCCGCCGCAAAAAGAATACGCTCCGAAAGAGTCGTCTTTCCGGCGTCTACGTGGGCAAGGATTGCAATGTTGCGAACAGGCTGCGACATGATACCACTAATTTAAAAATTCTCGTCTAGCGTGAGTTCGTTCGCGACCGCCTCAAGCTTGCGTTCGGCCGTCGCGTCAAGCGCCTCGGCATGCCCGCGCAACGCCGCAAACGGGTGGAAAATCTTTGCGCGATCTTCCACATTCATGCGCGGATGCTTTATCAAAAAATTCCAATCGTTCCGCGGATACGGCAAATCTATTATGTCAGAATAGTTATCTATCATATATTAGATCCTTCGACTTCTACCCAAAGGGCATAACTCAACTAGAGAACTAACGTTCTAAGTTTCGTTTAGCTCAGGATGACACATTCATAATTAGGCACGATGTCCTCCGATTTGTCCGTTGCGCTCGATGGTGGTAGCACCTTCTTGCAAATCCATTCCCTTCACGATGGCATTCTTGCCGAAGCGTTTCTTGATGAGGAGTTCCGCCTTCAGGCGTTTCTTTTCTTTTTCCTGCTTTTGCACGTCAGTGAACAGGTCGTACTGTTCGTGGCTCGCATCCACAATGTCGGCGGCCACCAAATTCAAACGACGCACCGTCAATTTCGGGTCCACGATGCGGTCGAAAAGCTTCATGACGGCATCGGCCATCACCGACTGCGAGCTGGTATAATAACCAATGCTTGCCGTGCCATGAGCGGGCTTTGGAATCGTGCGCCCATAAAAATCCGTCACGGTCACGCCGTGGTAAATTCCATTGTCCACGTTTTCACGGTCGTAACCCACCGTGAGCACCATCGCGTTTGTCACAAGGTCATGCGCAATCAAGGTCATCGAAACCGTGTCAACCATTTCGCGCACCACGAGACGCGCCTTGTCGAACGGATACGGATCCTGCAGCACCTGGCCTTCGCCCGTACTCCTATTCCGCGGTTTCGACTTCTTGATGTCCGCAATCGTGCAAGGCTCGTAACCCCAAGCATGGTCAATCAAAATCTCCGCATTCACGCCAAACAACTTATACAGCGCTTCGGGATTCTTCACACTCACGCGAGCAATATCGCCCATCGTGTAAATGCCGCGCCCCGCATTCAACCTGCAATTTTCCAGGCGCTCTGCAATCCCGCGGCCCACCTGCCAAAAACTCGTGAGCGGCCTGTGCGCCCAAAGTTGCTTGCGGTAACTCATTTCGTCAAGTTCTGCAATGCGCACGCCGTCGGCATCCGCATCCACATGCTTCGCCATCACATCCATCGCAATCTTGCATAGGTACAAGTTGGTGCCGATGCCACCGGTGGCCGTAATTCCTGTAGTCGCAAAGACATCTTGAATAATCGTCTTCACCAATTCCCGTGCAGTCTTCTTGTACAACTTCAGGTATTTCGTCAAGTCCAGAAAACATTCGTCAATGGAATACGCGTGAATATCTTCGGCGCTCACATACTTCAAGTAAACATTGTACACCTTCGTGGAATACTCCACGTACTTTGCCATCTGCGGCTTTGCGATGGTAAATTCAATCTTTTCGCCCGTACGACGCAGCACCTCGCGCACCTTCTGGTTCACCTCGAAAAGTCGCGCACGCCCCGGAATTCCGTAAGCTTTTAACGCTGGTGTCACCGCTAAGCAAATCGTCTTTTCAGTACGACTTTCGTCGGCCACTACAAGTTTTGCCTTAAGCGGATTAAGGCCCCGAAGGATACATTCCACCGAGGCAAAGAACGACTTTAAGTCAATGGCTGCGTAAGTTCGAGATTCGCGAGGCTGGTTCATGAAGCCTCACGGTCTTATCTGTATTTTAATTCAGGGTGTTCGATGTAAAAAGACTTCTTGTCGACATACATTCGTTCGTCTGCAACATGCATTGCCCGACGAACATCGGGTTCACCACAACATACGCCAATAGAGAAATACACGTTTTCGGACAGTTTTGCCATCGTGCGTATTTTGGCAATGCGGGTATTCAATTCGTCTTCCGTAATGTCAGAAGCAAGCACCATGAATTCGTCGCCACCGGCGCGATACACATCTTCTTTTGGGAAAACGTATTGCAGAATTTCTGCCGCCGAACGCAACACTTTATCGCCAGAGAGATGTCCCTGTTCGTCGTTTGTGTACTTGAGTCCGTTTAAGTCGGCAAATATAACGGCCTTGGGAGTCGGCTTACGCCCCGCCACAATTTGGTCAATGCGGTTGTTCATTACATTACGATTTTTCACGCCAGTAAGC
This portion of the Fibrobacter sp. UWB15 genome encodes:
- a CDS encoding GTP-binding protein, yielding MSQPVRNIAILAHVDAGKTTLSERILFAAGEVRRPGKVEEGLATMDYMPEEKERGITIESGVAHFEWKNTWFNFIDTPGHVDFGAEVDTALTAVEGAVLVVSAASGVETQTMAAFRKLREAGVRTILFVNKLDNPDYSLDETLINIEEVLGVRPVLMTLPEYKGGRMSGVLDVLSKSRLIHSDTGEEVVDDSWPQAGEVSDSTEKIKKHYAEAVEFASNFDDEVLQLALEGKSVPPKTLLRGLKELAKSNDYALCYAGSAIEGFGVRSLTTALTFFLPDVPEFDPNELGQVIRLRHFKGVGEISLFRSHTNMERKEWPAGFEFSRLKANLLQPVEEIRAGDIYAMRSPFETELGQVIYLDGTSLRAEGEAIHDESTSLRDKYQPLLQTRVECLGAEDYHHVEKSLNVLARMDPSFRVQKDDGGFWYLHTVGEVQLDVLLARLKREFGCEVKAGSPEVRWQERLCRNVGPVENTFQLGPHKISIKLSATPLDGDAHDIRLSAEFLETAPREILAGVRSALLESTEIGVLGKGPLVGVCFEVHEFTWTEGALPPMIKKACADAVTKLIKPADVQLYEPVMELSLECPVNFAGLVTGDIQSRDGKVKEIGGDGKTHFLKADVPLRKIFGYATGVRSISKGTALYSMKLLGYRPATV
- a CDS encoding DNA methylase produces the protein MNQPRESRTYAAIDLKSFFASVECILRGLNPLKAKLVVADESRTEKTICLAVTPALKAYGIPGRARLFEVNQKVREVLRRTGEKIEFTIAKPQMAKYVEYSTKVYNVYLKYVSAEDIHAYSIDECFLDLTKYLKLYKKTARELVKTIIQDVFATTGITATGGIGTNLYLCKIAMDVMAKHVDADADGVRIAELDEMSYRKQLWAHRPLTSFWQVGRGIAERLENCRLNAGRGIYTMGDIARVSVKNPEALYKLFGVNAEILIDHAWGYEPCTIADIKKSKPRNRSTGEGQVLQDPYPFDKARLVVREMVDTVSMTLIAHDLVTNAMVLTVGYDRENVDNGIYHGVTVTDFYGRTIPKPAHGTASIGYYTSSQSVMADAVMKLFDRIVDPKLTVRRLNLVAADIVDASHEQYDLFTDVQKQEKEKKRLKAELLIKKRFGKNAIVKGMDLQEGATTIERNGQIGGHRA